One genomic window of Neisseria sp. oral taxon 014 str. F0314 includes the following:
- a CDS encoding roadblock/LC7 domain-containing protein, with product MQQLLISVLSDLNNTSVDIIASAVISTDGLPIATLLPNHLNADRVGAMSATLLALGNRSVHELACGELDQVMVKGKNGYILLSQAGDNAVLALIAKESGKLGLILLDAKRAAKHIAEIL from the coding sequence ATGCAACAATTATTAATATCTGTATTGAGTGATCTAAACAATACATCGGTTGACATAATCGCATCAGCTGTGATTTCGACAGATGGATTACCAATTGCGACTTTATTACCGAATCACCTTAACGCAGATCGTGTTGGTGCAATGTCTGCTACTTTGTTGGCGTTGGGTAATCGTTCGGTTCATGAATTGGCGTGTGGTGAATTAGATCAAGTTATGGTTAAGGGCAAAAATGGGTATATTTTGCTGAGCCAAGCAGGGGATAATGCTGTTTTAGCACTTATTGCCAAAGAAAGTGGCAAATTAGGCCTTATTCTATTGGATGCTAAACGAGCTGCTAAACATATTGCAGAGATTTTGTAA